The proteins below come from a single Ptychodera flava strain L36383 chromosome 6, AS_Pfla_20210202, whole genome shotgun sequence genomic window:
- the LOC139134337 gene encoding leucine-rich repeat-containing protein 15-like produces the protein MMEYTSKLASIIYLLTIGMSRLEGCPAVCSCTGTTVDCSNRGLTEIPSGIPTSTTFLRLDRNQLTYIENDSFTGLSSLTDLYLYSNRLEEVAAGAFTGLSRLGILYLYSNSIGELPETVFHGLDELTYIHLYNNKLSCLPENLFLGLHNLATLRLDYNEITELSTSIFRGLGKPCNLNLPSNSLSSLEEDTFDEVSNQDLLTFHPRTVFHGLEKLLYLYLHHNKLSCLHENLFSGLSNPQILYLYNNDITDLPASIFRGLGQLRYLYLHSNSLNFLDENMFNGLNNLDRLRIYQNNLKTLPENIFHGLSRLNRLYVYSNDITTLPANVFEGLDNLRYLYMYSNPWSCDCRLRELRAWLDYNSDRLSFGSTAMRCESPDRHRSMSILDVPLNELTCYPIPVFYTAFKTITAETGGDVILDCEVESELEVDKYWILPNGTVIHQSTEDMCSDYGIVQQSDGSLVIPFAEVEDEGSYSCMVSNLQGTTSGVRVLKINLTSLHVTTETMSTTLEGMSTAPKIVYTTFGTTPFITTDYTNMYTTVSAQPDMSDNTNVTFGMLAYFLGIITAGLCAVAFLAIRRYRRAKPKRSDDNYDYANHNFGGDSSDTSADQLGYDIERSAAMVKSARRENQNDRYVLPPRRLDKNQQQQQHQVYANAAAIEDAESSYTSLSPETIQTSIYESVG, from the coding sequence ATGATGGAGTACACCTCAAAACTTGCGTCGATCATTTACCTGCTGACCATCGGCATGAGTCGATTAGAAGGATGCCCTGCGGTGTGCTCTTGTACTGGTACAACGGTCGACTGTAGTAATCGAGGATTGACGGAGATTCCGTCAGGTATACCTACGAGTACAACATTCCTCAGACTTGATAGAAACCAGCTGACTTATATTGAAAATGATTCTTTCACTGGACTGTCAAGTCTAACAGATTTGTACCTTTACAGTAATCGACTTGAAGAGGTGGCCGCTGGTGCATTTACTGGTCTGAGTCGACTCGGAATTTTGTATCTCTACAGCAATTCGATCGGGGAGTTGCCTGAGACCGTCTTCCATGGCCTAGATGAACTGACATACATTCATCTCTATAACAATAAACTTTCCTGTCTGCCAGAAAACCTCTTCTTGGGACTGCATAATCTTGCAACACTTCGTTTGGATTACAATGAAATAACTGAACTGTCCACGAGCATATTTCGAGGCCTTGGTAAACCGTGTAACCTAAACTTACCATCTAATTCACTTAGCTCTTTGGAAGAGGATACATTCGACGAAGTAAGCAATCAAGACTTACTCACTTTTCATCCGAGGACTGTCTTCCATGGTCTTGAAAAATTATTGTACCTTTATCTCCACCACAACAAGCTATCCTGCCTCCATGAAAATCTTTTTTCGGGACTAAGTAATCCTCAGATACTTtatttgtataacaatgacataACTGATCTACCTGCAAGCATATTTCGAGGCCTTGGTCAGCTGCGTTACCTATATTTGCATAGCAATTCACTTAATTTCCTGGACGAAAATATGTTCAACGGATTGAATAATCTGGATCGACTCcgtatttatcaaaataacttGAAAACTCTCCCTGAGAATATCTTTCACGGATTGAGCAGATTAAATAGGTTGTATGTATATTCTAACGACATCACCACATTACCAGCAAACGTCTTTGAAGGGTTGGATAACTTACGTTACctctacatgtacagtaatcCCTGGTCATGTGATTGCCGTCTACGGGAGCTGAGAGCATGGTTGGATTACAACTCGGACAGGCTTTCCTTTGGAAGTACCGCCATGAGATGTGAATCACCTGATCGTCATCGTTCGATGTCGATTCTTGACGTCCCATTGAACGAACTCACTTGTTATCCTATCCCCGTATTCTACACAGCATTTAAAACCATTACAGCCGAAACAGGGGGAGATGTTATTCTTGACTGCGAGGTCGAAAGTGAGCTTGAAGTAGACAAGTACTGGATACTTCCAAACGGTACTGTCATACACCAAAGTACAGAAGATATGTGTTCAGATTACGGGATTGTGCAACAAAGCGATGGCAGCCTGGTCATTCCTTTTGCTGAAGTAGAGGACGAAGGGTCATATTCCTGTATGGTATCTAACCTACAGGGAACCACATCGGGCGTTAGAGTTCTGAAAATAAACCTGACGTCATTACATGTCACCACGGAAACAATGTCAACAACGTTGGAGGGGATGTCAACAGCGCCAAAGATCGTTTACACAACCTTCGGGACAACTCCGTTTATTACCACTGACTACACAAATATGTACACAACAGTTTCAGCACAACCTGACATGAGCGACAACACAAATGTCACCTTTGGAATGCTTGCATACTTCCTCGGTATCATTACGGCTGGTTTGTGCGCTGTCGCCTTCTTGGCTATTCGTCGCTATCGGCGGGCAAAACCAAAACGATCAGACGACAACTATGACTATGCAAACCACAATTTTGGCGGTGACTCTAGTGACACCAGCGCCGATCAACTTGGATACGACATTGAGAGATCGGCAGCAATGGTAAAGAGTGCAAGACGAGAAAACCAGAATGATCGCTATGTGTTGCCTCctagaaggcttgacaaaaaccaacaacaacagcagcaccAAGTGTATGCTAATGCGGCTGCAATTGAAGACGCAGAAAGTAGTTATACATCCCTTTCCCCGGAAACTATCCAGACGAGTATCTATGAGAGTGTGGGTTGA